One window from the genome of Streptomyces sp. NBC_00708 encodes:
- a CDS encoding penicillin-binding transpeptidase domain-containing protein produces MTHTSVRGRNRRTPLKAATAAAVILAVVAGGAYAAELGPFDRSSDALDPAADAQARAFLADWSAGRYDGAAARTTNPTRAQDVLRNFTSGLDIDKPRLAAGAAEREDDGTVRVPYTAKMPVKGLGTWTYTSRVPLREENGTWKVDWALELVHPHLSDKAKFRLEREDTSPPEVADRNGKSLVGKEYPSLQPLLARMAGADGAPRGAIRLVDRVTGEIGGTEATFGQRADKGGKAGESATRTTLDAGWQSAADRALDAESGGRNASLVALRIDNGEILAMANSPATGFNRAASGTYAPGSTWKIVTSSALLLKNAVTPDTVVDCPKYLTVGKEFHNVETSEFHGATFRKDFMESCNTAFISLRGKLGAGETGEVARRYFGVGQEWHVGIPSYDGSVPVPKDETEKAAAMIGQGRIQANPLIMASVTATAASGRFHQPTILPGTEDKTSTTALPQSVVAQLNSMMRATVTEGTAHVLADLPGDIGAKTGTAEVSEDEPNNGWLVARRGNVAVACVVEQGVTGGGSAGPILHHLLSAVPDDPS; encoded by the coding sequence ATGACACACACATCTGTCCGGGGAAGAAACAGGCGCACCCCGCTCAAGGCGGCCACCGCCGCGGCCGTGATCCTCGCCGTCGTCGCGGGCGGTGCGTACGCGGCGGAGCTCGGCCCCTTCGACCGCAGTTCCGACGCTCTCGATCCGGCTGCCGACGCACAGGCTCGTGCCTTTCTCGCCGACTGGTCGGCCGGGCGCTACGACGGCGCGGCAGCGCGTACCACCAACCCCACCAGGGCTCAGGATGTGCTGCGCAATTTCACCTCGGGCCTGGACATCGACAAGCCTCGCCTGGCGGCGGGTGCCGCGGAGCGCGAGGACGACGGCACCGTACGGGTCCCGTACACCGCGAAGATGCCGGTGAAGGGGCTGGGCACCTGGACGTACACCTCCCGCGTCCCGCTGCGGGAGGAGAACGGGACCTGGAAGGTCGACTGGGCCCTGGAGCTGGTGCACCCGCACCTGAGCGACAAGGCGAAGTTCCGTCTGGAGCGCGAGGACACCAGTCCGCCGGAGGTCGCCGACCGGAACGGGAAGTCCCTCGTCGGCAAGGAGTATCCGTCCCTGCAGCCGTTGCTCGCGCGGATGGCCGGTGCCGACGGGGCGCCGCGCGGCGCGATCCGGCTCGTCGACCGGGTGACCGGGGAGATCGGTGGCACGGAGGCCACGTTCGGACAGCGGGCGGACAAGGGCGGCAAGGCCGGAGAGTCGGCGACGAGGACCACGCTGGACGCCGGCTGGCAGTCCGCCGCCGACCGGGCGCTCGACGCCGAGTCCGGTGGCCGGAACGCCTCGCTGGTCGCCCTGCGCATCGACAACGGCGAGATCCTGGCCATGGCCAACTCCCCCGCCACCGGCTTCAATCGGGCCGCCTCGGGGACGTACGCACCCGGCTCCACCTGGAAGATCGTCACGAGCAGTGCGCTGCTGCTGAAGAACGCCGTCACTCCGGACACCGTGGTGGACTGTCCCAAGTACCTGACCGTGGGCAAGGAGTTCCACAACGTGGAGACGTCGGAGTTCCACGGCGCCACATTCCGTAAGGACTTCATGGAGTCGTGCAACACCGCGTTCATCAGCCTGCGCGGCAAGCTCGGCGCCGGGGAGACGGGCGAGGTGGCGCGCAGATACTTCGGCGTCGGCCAGGAGTGGCACGTGGGCATCCCCTCGTACGACGGGTCGGTGCCCGTGCCGAAGGACGAGACGGAGAAGGCGGCGGCCATGATCGGGCAGGGCCGCATCCAGGCGAACCCGCTGATCATGGCCTCGGTCACCGCGACCGCGGCGTCCGGCCGTTTCCACCAGCCGACGATCCTTCCCGGCACCGAGGACAAGACCTCCACCACCGCACTCCCGCAATCCGTGGTGGCGCAGTTGAACTCGATGATGCGGGCCACGGTGACGGAGGGGACCGCGCATGTCCTGGCCGACCTGCCCGGCGACATCGGGGCGAAGACCGGCACGGCGGAGGTCTCCGAGGACGAGCCCAACAACGGCTGGCTGGTGGCCCGTCGCGGCAATGTCGCCGTGGCCTGTGTGGTCGAGCAGGGCGTCACGGGCGGCGGCTCGGCCGGCCCGATCCTGCACCACCTGCTGTCCGCCGTCCCGGACGATCCGTCCTAG
- a CDS encoding PLP-dependent aminotransferase family protein, which yields MPDSWVNSAQRVGSDLHLDLSGPGSRRAVLIRALRDAVREGRLAPGTRLPPYRSLAADLGLARNTVADAYAELVAEGWLAARQGSGTRVAERAGPPRAVQRSASVPIRPAAPTYDLRQGAPETASFPRTAWLASARRALNTAPDAAFGPGDPRGRIELRRALSDYLTRARGVRVTPERIVVCSGFAHALRLLFGGTQGAGTGPLRGPVGVEAYGLPFHRGIIEGSGARTVPLGLDEGGARIEQLADEPRVRAVLLTPAHQFPTGGPLAAARRAAVVDWARTRGALILEDDYDGEFRYDRVPVGALQGLDPERVVHLGSVSKSLSPAVRIGWMVLPAHLVDGVLAAKGEREAWVSVPDQLTLADFIESGRYDRHVRRMRQRYRQRRDRLVTALADRAPHVTATGIAAGLHAVLRLPPGTEASVVKAATWQGLALDGLSAFRHPAAVMPAGDGLVIGYSTPPEHAYGAAIDALIGCLPPFDAVPEGPSR from the coding sequence ATGCCAGATTCTTGGGTCAATTCGGCTCAGCGCGTGGGCAGTGACCTGCACCTGGACCTGTCGGGGCCGGGCAGCCGCCGCGCCGTTCTCATTCGCGCGCTGCGGGATGCCGTACGCGAGGGCCGGCTCGCGCCGGGCACACGGCTGCCGCCCTACCGTTCGCTCGCCGCCGATCTGGGCCTCGCCCGCAACACCGTCGCCGACGCCTACGCGGAGCTGGTGGCCGAAGGCTGGCTGGCCGCACGCCAGGGGTCCGGCACGCGGGTGGCCGAGCGGGCCGGGCCGCCTCGCGCCGTCCAGCGGTCCGCTTCGGTTCCGATACGGCCCGCGGCACCCACGTACGATCTGCGCCAGGGCGCTCCGGAGACCGCGTCCTTCCCGCGCACGGCCTGGCTCGCGTCCGCCCGGCGTGCGCTGAACACCGCACCCGACGCTGCCTTCGGGCCCGGCGATCCGCGTGGGCGCATCGAGTTGCGGCGCGCTCTGAGCGATTACCTGACGCGCGCTCGCGGGGTGCGTGTGACGCCCGAGCGGATCGTGGTGTGCTCGGGCTTCGCGCACGCGCTGCGCCTGCTGTTCGGGGGCACCCAGGGCGCCGGCACGGGTCCGCTGCGCGGCCCGGTCGGTGTGGAGGCGTACGGCCTTCCCTTCCACAGAGGGATCATCGAGGGCTCCGGTGCGCGGACCGTACCGCTCGGCCTGGACGAAGGGGGCGCCCGTATCGAGCAGTTGGCCGATGAGCCGCGGGTACGCGCCGTCCTGCTCACGCCCGCGCACCAGTTCCCCACCGGCGGGCCGCTGGCGGCCGCGCGGCGTGCCGCTGTCGTCGACTGGGCCCGTACGCGTGGCGCTCTGATCCTCGAGGACGACTACGACGGGGAGTTCCGCTACGACCGCGTGCCCGTCGGTGCGCTGCAGGGACTCGATCCCGAGCGGGTCGTCCACCTCGGCTCGGTCAGCAAGAGCCTGTCCCCCGCCGTACGCATCGGCTGGATGGTGCTGCCCGCACACCTCGTCGACGGGGTCCTGGCGGCCAAGGGCGAACGGGAGGCGTGGGTGAGCGTCCCCGACCAGCTCACCCTCGCCGACTTCATCGAATCCGGGCGTTACGACCGTCACGTACGCCGCATGCGGCAGCGCTACCGGCAGCGACGCGACCGGCTCGTCACCGCCCTCGCCGACCGGGCCCCGCACGTCACCGCCACCGGCATCGCCGCGGGTCTGCACGCGGTGCTCCGGCTCCCTCCCGGCACGGAGGCGTCCGTGGTGAAGGCCGCGACCTGGCAGGGGCTGGCGCTGGACGGCCTGTCCGCGTTCCGGCACCCCGCGGCGGTCATGCCGGCCGGCGACGGCCTGGTGATCGGGTACTCGACACCGCCGGAACACGCCTACGGAGCCGCGATCGACGCGCTGATCGGCTGCCTGCCCCCGTTCGACGCGGTGCCGGAGGGACCTTCCCGCTGA
- a CDS encoding class A beta-lactamase-related serine hydrolase, translated as MTDTPTALRAAFTDAGVTGRMHALDIESGAELDVCGDEVVCTASIHKLPLLVTLHERAAAGDLDLTEQIDCPPLGRSAGPTGLAAMLDAARLSLRDLAYLMMAVSDNAAADLLLDRVGLDAVNRTAADLGLTRTVATHSFGAMMASVKQDAGAGGAQALADPHVIARLRALDPAWANRSTPRELTRLLASIWRDKGCTPENGAAIRRLMALQVWPHRLASGFPFDDVHVAGKTGSLPTLRGEVGVVEYPDGGQYAVAVFTRTLSTAAIVPAADAVIGTAARIAVDALREQAAVPKRSRQPGK; from the coding sequence ATGACCGACACACCCACCGCTCTCCGTGCCGCCTTCACCGATGCCGGAGTCACCGGCCGGATGCACGCGCTCGACATCGAATCCGGCGCCGAACTCGACGTATGCGGGGACGAGGTGGTGTGCACCGCCAGCATCCACAAGCTGCCGTTGCTCGTGACCCTGCACGAGCGGGCCGCCGCCGGCGACCTCGACCTCACCGAGCAGATCGACTGCCCGCCGCTCGGACGCTCCGCGGGCCCGACCGGCCTCGCGGCCATGCTGGACGCCGCCCGGCTCTCCCTGCGCGACCTCGCGTACCTGATGATGGCCGTCAGCGACAACGCCGCCGCCGACCTGCTCCTGGACCGCGTCGGCCTCGACGCCGTGAACCGTACGGCCGCGGACCTCGGCCTCACCCGGACCGTCGCCACCCACTCCTTCGGCGCGATGATGGCCAGCGTCAAACAGGACGCGGGAGCGGGCGGTGCACAGGCCCTCGCCGACCCGCACGTCATCGCCCGCCTCCGCGCACTCGACCCGGCATGGGCCAACCGCAGCACCCCGCGCGAACTCACCCGGCTCCTCGCCTCGATCTGGCGGGACAAGGGCTGCACCCCCGAAAACGGAGCCGCTATCAGGCGGCTGATGGCGTTGCAGGTCTGGCCCCACCGCCTCGCCTCCGGCTTTCCCTTCGACGACGTACACGTGGCCGGCAAGACCGGATCGCTCCCGACCCTGCGCGGCGAGGTCGGTGTCGTCGAGTACCCCGACGGCGGCCAGTACGCCGTCGCCGTGTTCACCCGTACCCTCAGCACCGCGGCGATCGTGCCCGCCGCCGACGCGGTGATCGGCACCGCCGCCCGCATCGCCGTCGACGCACTCCGCGAACAGGCCGCCGTCCCGAAGAGGAGCCGGCAGCCGGGAAAATGA
- a CDS encoding LysR substrate-binding domain-containing protein has protein sequence MDLIRHLECFVAVAEESHFGRAAARLNMAQPPLSQRIQRLERELEVRLFDRNSRQVVLTKAGTLLLPEAREVLARAGTLRAAALRIRDGESGLLRAALPPDIAGATVAALLNEFRANCTTVELELHELSTAEQLERFASQELDVGLVHHPCEVTGLELGPVLRRDLGVLLPRDAPAAQHTEVPLAALGAHDLVLFPRAGSPALYDDLLTTCARGGYTPPAVRHGRGTSFVRGLVLSAAAVALTPRDTADDTTPPDLVWRPLAGAPLAWRHSAAWPRGHGDPAVHAFADATAHALRTTAGARPDTPTRPTYLRPAAEYWL, from the coding sequence GTGGACCTGATCCGGCACCTGGAATGCTTTGTCGCTGTTGCAGAAGAGTCACACTTCGGCCGTGCGGCGGCCCGCCTGAACATGGCCCAGCCGCCCCTGTCCCAGCGCATCCAGCGCCTGGAGCGGGAGCTTGAGGTACGGCTCTTCGACCGGAACAGCCGCCAGGTCGTCCTCACCAAGGCCGGCACGCTCCTGCTGCCCGAAGCGCGCGAGGTCCTCGCCCGCGCCGGCACACTGCGCGCCGCGGCCCTCCGTATCCGCGACGGCGAGAGCGGACTCCTGCGGGCGGCGCTGCCGCCCGACATCGCGGGCGCCACGGTCGCCGCTCTGCTGAACGAATTCCGGGCCAACTGCACCACGGTGGAGCTGGAGCTGCACGAACTGTCCACCGCCGAGCAACTCGAACGGTTCGCGTCGCAAGAGCTCGACGTCGGTCTCGTACACCACCCCTGCGAGGTGACCGGCCTGGAACTGGGGCCGGTCCTCCGCCGCGACCTCGGCGTCCTGCTGCCCCGCGACGCACCCGCCGCACAGCACACCGAAGTGCCCCTCGCGGCGCTCGGCGCACACGACCTGGTGCTCTTCCCCCGTGCCGGATCCCCCGCGCTCTACGACGACCTGCTGACCACCTGCGCGCGCGGCGGCTACACACCGCCCGCCGTCCGGCACGGCAGAGGCACCAGCTTCGTGCGCGGCCTCGTCCTCTCCGCCGCCGCCGTCGCCCTCACCCCGCGCGACACCGCGGACGACACCACACCCCCCGACCTCGTGTGGCGCCCCCTCGCCGGCGCCCCGCTGGCCTGGCGGCACTCCGCCGCATGGCCACGAGGACACGGTGACCCCGCGGTGCACGCCTTCGCCGACGCCACCGCGCACGCGTTGCGCACCACGGCCGGCGCCCGTCCCGACACCCCCACCCGTCCGACGTATCTGCGCCCCGCAGCGGAGTACTGGCTATGA
- a CDS encoding alpha/beta hydrolase: MSDIHPVRRRGPRPAVGAYIIAGVVLVAIGAVGAWLQHHAAARSAEPRTEFTASNPPAGLPTGLTTGQHIHWSRCTSPPAARTGYDCASMKAPLDYRKPDGRTIDVALIRHKAIGPNARRIGSLVLNFGGPGVSGVSGLPRFIGQYKPLLDRYDLVSFDPRGAGATIPVRCGRTKDDTGYEGADACAEHSGAVLPYIGTSHTARDLDLMRYLLGDERLHYFGVSYGTALGAVYAHLYPSHVGRLVLEASVDPAEDRVEEQMSQAKAVQAAFDRFATHCAARIRPCPTGDGPEEAARRMARLADRLDKKPAPAGAGRTLDADDLAYAVSDHLDLGTDGWPPLAKALAALIDHHDGRLLSRGADDVGSGDRTVVPGDNSRAARTAITCADSSLRPGVERLDRDEARVRAASPVFGPAWSTGVYLCYGWPFDGERATLQVNAEGAAPVLVIGGTGDPTTPYQGARHMADALGDDVGVLLTAEEEGHGTYPQNPCVTKAVDRYLRTGRTPAPGTVCRGSMS, from the coding sequence ATGAGTGACATACATCCGGTACGACGTCGCGGACCCCGTCCGGCGGTCGGGGCGTACATCATCGCCGGGGTCGTCCTGGTCGCGATCGGGGCCGTCGGTGCCTGGCTCCAGCACCATGCCGCCGCCCGGAGTGCGGAGCCGCGTACGGAGTTCACCGCGAGCAACCCGCCCGCCGGGCTGCCCACCGGGCTCACCACCGGTCAGCACATCCACTGGTCACGCTGCACCTCACCGCCCGCCGCGCGCACGGGCTACGACTGCGCCTCCATGAAGGCCCCCCTCGACTACCGGAAGCCGGACGGCAGGACGATCGACGTCGCCCTGATCCGCCACAAGGCCATCGGCCCGAACGCCCGGCGCATCGGCTCGCTCGTCCTCAACTTCGGTGGCCCCGGTGTGTCCGGCGTGAGCGGACTGCCCCGGTTCATCGGCCAGTACAAGCCCCTCCTCGACCGGTACGACCTGGTGTCCTTCGACCCGCGCGGTGCCGGCGCGACCATCCCCGTACGCTGCGGCAGGACGAAGGACGACACCGGCTACGAGGGGGCTGACGCCTGCGCCGAACACTCCGGGGCAGTCCTTCCGTACATCGGTACCTCGCACACCGCGCGCGACCTCGACCTGATGCGCTACCTCCTCGGCGACGAGCGGCTTCACTACTTCGGCGTCTCGTACGGAACGGCGCTCGGCGCGGTCTACGCCCATCTGTATCCCTCGCACGTCGGACGGCTCGTCCTGGAAGCATCCGTCGATCCGGCCGAGGACCGCGTCGAGGAGCAGATGTCACAGGCCAAGGCGGTGCAGGCGGCGTTCGACCGGTTCGCCACGCACTGCGCGGCCCGTATCCGCCCCTGCCCGACCGGCGACGGGCCCGAGGAGGCCGCCCGCCGCATGGCGCGCCTGGCCGACCGTCTGGACAAGAAGCCCGCCCCCGCCGGCGCCGGAAGGACCCTCGATGCCGACGACCTCGCGTATGCCGTCAGTGACCATCTCGACCTCGGCACGGACGGCTGGCCGCCGCTCGCGAAGGCGCTCGCCGCGCTGATCGACCACCACGACGGCCGCCTGCTGAGCAGGGGCGCGGACGACGTCGGCTCCGGCGACCGCACGGTGGTCCCGGGCGACAACAGCCGCGCCGCCCGGACCGCCATCACCTGCGCGGACTCCAGCCTGCGCCCCGGCGTCGAACGCCTCGACCGCGACGAGGCCCGCGTCAGGGCCGCCTCGCCCGTCTTCGGACCGGCATGGTCCACGGGCGTCTACCTCTGTTACGGCTGGCCGTTCGACGGCGAGCGCGCCACGCTCCAGGTGAACGCCGAGGGCGCGGCCCCCGTCCTGGTGATCGGCGGCACCGGCGACCCCACGACGCCGTACCAGGGCGCCCGCCACATGGCGGACGCCCTGGGCGACGACGTCGGCGTGCTCCTGACGGCCGAGGAGGAGGGCCACGGCACCTACCCGCAGAACCCCTGTGTCACGAAGGCCGTCGACCGGTACCTCCGCACCGGCCGCACCCCGGCTCCGGGGACGGTGTGCCGGGGCAGCATGTCCTGA
- a CDS encoding carboxymuconolactone decarboxylase family protein: MVMTQTTHTSRTAHDRAPRFNFAKAAPKAFKALIGFDAAAREGLDPALVELIQIRASLLNGCAYCLHMHTTDARKAGEDEARLHMIGVWREARNFFTEKEQAALALTEAVTLVSRDGVPDDVYAEATHHFDEQELGRVLALIFAINTWNRIALSTAKVAGEDERAAR, from the coding sequence ATGGTCATGACGCAGACCACGCACACTTCCCGCACCGCCCACGACCGGGCCCCGCGCTTCAACTTCGCCAAGGCCGCCCCCAAGGCGTTCAAGGCACTCATCGGATTCGACGCCGCGGCCCGCGAGGGTCTCGACCCGGCCCTGGTCGAACTGATCCAGATCCGGGCCTCACTCCTCAACGGCTGCGCCTACTGCCTCCACATGCACACCACCGACGCACGCAAGGCAGGCGAGGACGAGGCACGGCTGCACATGATCGGGGTGTGGCGCGAAGCCCGTAACTTCTTCACGGAGAAGGAGCAGGCGGCGCTGGCCCTGACGGAGGCCGTCACTCTGGTGTCCCGCGACGGAGTCCCCGACGACGTCTATGCGGAGGCCACCCACCACTTCGACGAGCAGGAACTGGGGCGCGTGCTCGCCCTGATCTTCGCCATCAACACCTGGAACCGCATCGCCCTGAGCACCGCGAAGGTCGCGGGCGAGGACGAGAGGGCCGCCCGCTGA